The Vibrio echinoideorum genome includes a region encoding these proteins:
- a CDS encoding replicative DNA helicase, giving the protein MDTRSQKSANDQVDAIKVPPHSLEAEQSVIGGLLLDNERWDTVSEKVVSKDFYSRPHRLIFEAVKDILEESAPLDLITLSEHLELREQLEEVGGFAYLADLAKNTPSAANINAYADIVAQRALVRSLIGVANEIADSGYDPQGRTSEELVDLAESKVFAIAEGRASENEGPQNVDSILEKTLERIEILYKSPQDGVTGVDTGFNDLNKKTAGLQGSDLIIVAARPSMGKTTFAMNLCENAAMKQDKPVLIFSLEMPAEQLMMRMLASLSRVDQTKIRTGQLDDEDWARISSSMGILMDKKNMYIDDSSGLTPTEVRSRARRIAREHDGISMIMIDYLQLMRVPSLSENRTLEIAEISRSLKALAKELNVPVVALSQLNRSLEQRADKRPVNSDLRESGSIEQDADLIMFIYRDEVYNPDSSLKGIAEIILGKQRNGPIGSVRLTFQGQHSRFDNYAGPAFDDE; this is encoded by the coding sequence GTGGATACCAGAAGTCAGAAATCAGCCAACGATCAGGTGGACGCCATCAAGGTCCCGCCACATTCATTAGAAGCTGAGCAATCTGTTATCGGCGGTTTGTTGCTGGACAACGAACGCTGGGATACGGTTTCAGAAAAAGTCGTGAGTAAGGACTTTTACAGTCGCCCTCACCGTCTGATCTTCGAAGCGGTAAAAGACATTCTGGAAGAAAGTGCTCCTCTGGATCTTATTACACTCTCTGAACATTTAGAGTTGCGTGAGCAGCTCGAAGAAGTTGGCGGCTTTGCCTACCTTGCCGACCTTGCTAAAAATACCCCAAGTGCGGCGAATATTAACGCTTACGCGGATATCGTGGCACAGCGTGCATTGGTTCGTAGCCTGATTGGTGTTGCGAATGAGATTGCCGATTCTGGTTATGACCCTCAAGGGCGTACATCAGAAGAGTTGGTGGATCTGGCTGAGAGTAAGGTCTTTGCGATTGCAGAAGGTCGAGCAAGTGAAAACGAAGGTCCCCAAAATGTTGATAGCATTCTAGAGAAGACTCTGGAACGTATCGAGATCCTATATAAATCGCCACAAGATGGTGTTACTGGTGTCGATACTGGCTTTAACGACCTTAACAAGAAGACGGCAGGCCTACAGGGTTCTGACTTAATCATTGTTGCTGCGCGTCCATCGATGGGTAAAACCACCTTTGCGATGAACTTGTGTGAAAACGCGGCGATGAAACAAGATAAGCCCGTTCTGATTTTCTCGCTAGAGATGCCAGCTGAACAGCTGATGATGCGTATGTTAGCGTCACTTTCTCGCGTAGACCAAACCAAGATTCGTACCGGTCAATTAGACGATGAAGATTGGGCGCGTATTTCATCGAGTATGGGTATTCTTATGGATAAGAAGAATATGTATATCGATGATAGCTCGGGTCTAACACCAACAGAGGTTCGTTCGCGTGCTCGACGTATCGCTCGTGAGCATGATGGTATCTCTATGATAATGATAGATTACCTTCAATTAATGCGTGTACCTTCATTGTCTGAAAACCGTACCTTAGAGATTGCCGAAATTTCTCGTTCCCTAAAAGCCCTTGCGAAAGAGTTGAATGTTCCGGTTGTTGCACTTTCTCAGCTTAACCGTTCCCTAGAGCAACGTGCAGATAAGCGCCCAGTAAACTCGGATTTGCGTGAATCAGGTTCTATCGAGCAAGATGCCGACTTAATCATGTTTATCTATCGTGATGAGGTTTATAACCCAGATAGTTCATTGAAAGGCATTGCTGAGATTATCCTTGGTAAGCAGCGTAACGGTCCTATCGGTTCTGTTCGTTTGACATTCCAAGGGCAACACTCCCGATTTGATAACTATGCAGGCCCTGCATTTGATGATGAGTAA
- the alr gene encoding alanine racemase — protein sequence MTYMKAAAASIDLNALEHNLNQIKLKAPQCKVMSVVKANGYGHGLLHIAKHSKSSDAFGVARIEEALQLRAGGIVKPILLLEGFYSSGDLPILVTNNIQTVVHCEEQLSSLENADLETPVVVWLKVDSGMHRLGVRPEQYQNFVERLHQCPNVAKPLRYMSHFGCADELDRTTTVEQTELFLSLTDGCEGERSLAASAGLLAWPDSHLDWVRPGIISYGVSPFADKSAQELGFLPVMTLTSHLIAVRDVKAGESVGYGGNWTSKRDTKVGVIAIGYGDGYPRTAPNGTPVLVNGRIVPIAGRVSMDMLTVDLGPDAVDQVGDGATLWGKDLPSEEVAEHIGTIAYELVTKLTSRVAMEYVK from the coding sequence ATGACTTACATGAAAGCTGCGGCGGCGAGCATTGATTTAAACGCGCTCGAACATAACCTGAACCAAATAAAGTTGAAGGCTCCTCAGTGCAAGGTCATGTCTGTAGTGAAAGCCAACGGCTACGGACACGGTTTACTGCATATCGCTAAACATTCTAAAAGCTCAGATGCTTTTGGTGTGGCGCGTATTGAAGAAGCGTTACAACTGCGTGCTGGTGGAATCGTTAAGCCGATATTATTGTTAGAAGGTTTTTACTCTTCGGGCGATTTACCCATATTGGTGACTAATAACATCCAAACCGTTGTGCATTGCGAAGAGCAATTGAGCTCACTAGAGAATGCTGATTTGGAAACGCCTGTTGTGGTATGGCTAAAGGTCGACAGTGGCATGCACCGCTTAGGTGTTCGCCCGGAGCAATACCAAAATTTTGTAGAGCGTTTGCATCAATGCCCAAATGTGGCAAAGCCATTGCGCTACATGAGCCATTTTGGATGTGCTGACGAGTTAGATAGAACCACAACAGTTGAACAGACTGAACTTTTTTTATCTCTAACGGATGGTTGCGAAGGTGAACGTTCACTTGCTGCTTCTGCTGGGTTACTCGCTTGGCCGGATAGTCATCTTGATTGGGTGCGCCCTGGAATCATCTCTTACGGTGTTTCTCCATTTGCTGATAAGTCGGCTCAAGAGCTCGGTTTTTTGCCTGTAATGACTCTGACATCTCACCTGATTGCGGTTCGTGATGTTAAAGCGGGTGAAAGTGTGGGTTATGGTGGAAACTGGACCAGTAAACGTGACACCAAGGTTGGTGTTATTGCTATTGGTTACGGAGATGGCTACCCGCGCACCGCACCAAATGGCACGCCTGTACTTGTTAACGGTAGAATAGTACCGATTGCAGGTCGAGTATCAATGGACATGCTCACGGTTGATCTCGGCCCTGATGCCGTGGATCAAGTGGGTGATGGGGCGACTCTGTGGGGTAAAGATTTACCTTCAGAAGAAGTCGCGGAACATATCGGCACTATCGCTTACGAGTTAGTCACTAAGCTGACTTCGCGTGTTGCGATGGAGTATGTGAAGTAG
- a CDS encoding BamA/TamA family outer membrane protein: MFKRASRHWLTSVMALLGVSFSSSALSEEKDSAFVPFYFSTETMGNTVGVAGVAKGVWQPQAALFGMALYSDKDSYVGFLSAFNYALSESVLFSTQMYQARFNDNPYYIGSQGDNDSSIDDKTIADGLEQNYQFEFKYLLPWGNVADHGLLGAFQPIKDVSFASPVESGVSSIIFTPFYTARELEGLNNTEEATGFSLAFDWDNRDSTRNPTKGSHTNLEFTTGAESWSNDDLWLKWTFQNSQYFALGPLGDLFDQQVVAFDFYTADTPTWDNCSGQDCARPPETEQARLGGLYRLRGYTGGRYHGRSAVHYSAEYRVLPDWQPLGDIPLINYYDLPWWQWVAFAEIGRVADEYDIKELHTDMKWSLGGAVRFQVEGIVVRAELARGGDEGTFRVMINQPF, translated from the coding sequence ATGTTCAAGAGAGCCTCTCGACATTGGTTAACGTCAGTCATGGCACTGCTCGGTGTCAGCTTTTCCTCTTCTGCTCTGAGTGAAGAAAAAGATTCAGCCTTCGTTCCTTTCTATTTCAGTACTGAAACCATGGGTAACACCGTTGGGGTTGCTGGTGTCGCAAAGGGTGTTTGGCAACCTCAGGCTGCTCTGTTTGGGATGGCGTTGTATTCAGACAAAGACAGTTATGTCGGGTTTTTATCAGCCTTTAATTATGCATTGTCTGAGAGTGTTCTGTTTAGTACACAGATGTACCAAGCACGTTTCAATGACAATCCTTATTACATTGGCTCTCAAGGTGACAATGATTCATCAATTGATGACAAAACCATTGCCGATGGCTTAGAGCAGAACTACCAGTTTGAATTTAAGTATCTGCTGCCTTGGGGCAATGTTGCAGACCATGGCTTGTTAGGGGCTTTTCAACCAATCAAAGATGTGAGCTTTGCTTCGCCAGTCGAGTCGGGCGTCAGCTCTATTATCTTCACGCCTTTTTATACCGCTCGTGAGCTAGAAGGGTTAAACAACACGGAAGAGGCGACAGGCTTTAGCTTGGCGTTTGATTGGGATAACCGTGATAGCACACGTAATCCAACCAAAGGGTCTCATACCAATCTTGAGTTCACTACTGGTGCTGAAAGTTGGTCCAATGACGACTTGTGGCTGAAATGGACATTCCAAAATAGTCAGTACTTCGCTTTAGGTCCTTTAGGGGACTTGTTCGACCAACAAGTCGTGGCTTTCGATTTCTATACAGCCGATACACCTACGTGGGATAACTGCTCAGGACAAGATTGTGCTCGTCCACCGGAAACAGAACAAGCTCGACTCGGTGGTTTGTATCGTCTTCGCGGTTATACCGGCGGTCGCTACCATGGCCGTTCAGCGGTGCATTACTCCGCTGAATACCGAGTGCTTCCAGATTGGCAACCACTCGGCGATATTCCTTTGATTAACTACTATGACTTGCCTTGGTGGCAATGGGTCGCGTTCGCCGAAATAGGGCGAGTGGCTGATGAGTACGATATCAAAGAATTGCACACTGATATGAAATGGAGCTTAGGTGGCGCTGTTCGTTTTCAAGTGGAAGGTATTGTCGTTCGTGCTGAGTTAGCTCGAGGCGGTGATGAAGGGACCTTTAGGGTCATGATAAACCAGCCTTTCTAG
- a CDS encoding pyocin activator PrtN family protein, giving the protein MNTNFALLARFESPTVELKQVSQEFFGITPKTAEQRAKACDFPVPTFKLRDSERSPTLIKIDDLAAYIDKRYEQAKTEWQSVNL; this is encoded by the coding sequence ATGAACACAAACTTTGCATTACTTGCGCGTTTTGAGAGCCCTACGGTCGAACTGAAGCAAGTTAGCCAAGAATTTTTTGGCATCACACCTAAAACGGCAGAGCAACGAGCGAAAGCTTGTGACTTTCCCGTCCCTACCTTTAAGTTGCGCGATTCAGAGCGTAGCCCGACCTTAATCAAAATTGATGATTTAGCTGCCTATATCGACAAGCGATATGAGCAAGCTAAAACCGAATGGCAATCAGTGAATCTTTAA
- a CDS encoding secondary thiamine-phosphate synthase enzyme YjbQ produces the protein MWIQKTIHLNARKRGFHLITDEIEQQLNDMNSLSVGLLHLFIQHTSASLTLNENADPTVRTDMESHFNKFVPERAAYYRHTYEGDDDMPAHIKASTLGSCVTIPITNGRLALGTWQGIYLGEHRDCGGSRTVIATIQGE, from the coding sequence ATGTGGATTCAGAAGACTATACACCTCAATGCACGAAAGCGGGGATTTCATCTCATTACTGATGAAATTGAACAACAGTTAAACGATATGAACTCTCTCTCTGTTGGTTTATTACATCTTTTCATACAACACACTTCTGCTAGCCTAACACTCAACGAAAATGCCGACCCAACCGTTCGTACTGATATGGAATCACACTTTAACAAGTTCGTACCCGAGCGAGCGGCTTATTACAGACATACTTATGAGGGTGATGATGACATGCCAGCTCATATTAAAGCATCGACACTTGGCAGTTGTGTGACAATTCCAATAACCAACGGGCGTTTAGCTTTAGGAACATGGCAGGGCATATACTTGGGTGAGCACCGAGATTGCGGAGGAAGCCGCACTGTGATCGCCACGATTCAAGGTGAATAA
- the pgi gene encoding glucose-6-phosphate isomerase: protein MLKNINPTQTQAWKALTAHFESAQDMDMKELFAQDAKRFESFSTRFGSDILVDYSKNLIDAETMQHLFALANETEVKSAIEAMFGGDAINKTEGRSVLHTALRNRSDNPVMVDGKDVMPAVNAVLAKMELFTHRIVSGEWKGYTGKQITDVVNIGIGGSDLGPYMVTEALTPYKTRLNMHFVSNVDGTHIVETLKPLNPETTLFLVASKTFTTQETMTNAHSARDWFLAEAGDSAHVAKHFAALSTNATSVAEFGIDTDNMFEFWDWVGGRYSLWSAIGLSISLSIGFDNFAELLDGAHEMDNHFASTEFESNIPVILALIGVWYNNFHGAESEAILPYDQYMHRFAAYFQQGNMESNGKFVDREGNPVEYQTGPIIWGEPGTNGQHAFYQLIHQGTKLIPSDFIAPAISHNPASDHHQKLMSNFFAQTEALAFGKTKETVEAEFLAAGKTAEEAAELAPFKVFEGNRPTNSILVKQMTPRSLGNLIAMYEHKIFVQGVIWNIFSFDQWGVELGKQLANQILPELADDAQVTSHDSSTNGLINAFKALKA, encoded by the coding sequence ATGTTGAAAAATATCAACCCAACGCAAACACAAGCGTGGAAAGCTCTAACTGCACATTTTGAGTCTGCTCAAGATATGGATATGAAAGAGCTGTTTGCTCAAGATGCAAAGCGTTTCGAGAGCTTTTCTACTCGTTTCGGTTCTGACATCTTAGTGGATTACTCTAAGAACCTTATCGATGCTGAAACGATGCAGCACTTATTCGCTCTTGCGAACGAGACTGAAGTTAAGTCTGCAATCGAAGCAATGTTCGGCGGTGATGCAATCAACAAGACTGAAGGTCGTTCAGTACTTCACACTGCTCTACGTAACCGTAGCGACAACCCAGTAATGGTTGATGGCAAAGACGTAATGCCAGCAGTGAACGCAGTACTAGCAAAAATGGAACTGTTCACGCACCGCATCGTTTCTGGTGAGTGGAAAGGTTACACAGGTAAACAGATCACTGATGTTGTAAATATCGGTATCGGCGGTTCGGACCTTGGCCCATACATGGTGACTGAAGCACTAACACCATACAAAACTCGCCTAAACATGCACTTCGTTTCTAACGTTGATGGTACTCACATCGTTGAGACGTTAAAGCCGCTGAACCCAGAGACAACTCTGTTCTTGGTTGCTTCTAAAACATTCACAACTCAAGAAACAATGACGAATGCACACTCTGCACGTGATTGGTTCTTGGCTGAAGCGGGTGATAGTGCACACGTTGCTAAACACTTCGCAGCACTATCAACTAACGCAACTTCAGTTGCTGAGTTTGGTATTGATACTGACAACATGTTCGAATTCTGGGACTGGGTTGGTGGTCGTTACTCACTATGGTCTGCAATCGGCCTTTCTATCTCTCTTTCTATCGGCTTCGATAACTTCGCTGAGCTACTAGATGGCGCACACGAGATGGATAACCACTTTGCTTCAACTGAGTTTGAAAGCAACATTCCAGTGATTCTTGCTCTTATTGGTGTTTGGTACAACAACTTCCATGGCGCTGAGTCAGAAGCGATTCTACCTTACGATCAATACATGCACCGTTTTGCTGCTTACTTCCAGCAAGGTAACATGGAATCAAACGGTAAGTTTGTTGACCGTGAAGGCAACCCAGTAGAATACCAAACAGGTCCTATCATCTGGGGTGAACCAGGTACAAACGGCCAGCACGCTTTCTACCAACTGATTCACCAAGGCACTAAGCTGATCCCATCAGACTTTATTGCTCCTGCTATCAGCCACAACCCTGCATCTGATCATCACCAGAAGCTAATGTCTAACTTCTTTGCTCAAACTGAAGCACTTGCTTTCGGTAAGACAAAAGAGACAGTAGAAGCTGAATTCCTAGCGGCAGGCAAAACAGCAGAAGAAGCAGCTGAACTTGCTCCTTTCAAAGTATTTGAAGGCAACCGTCCAACGAACTCAATTCTTGTTAAGCAAATGACTCCTCGCTCTTTAGGTAACCTAATCGCGATGTACGAGCACAAGATTTTTGTTCAAGGCGTTATCTGGAACATCTTCAGCTTTGACCAATGGGGTGTAGAGCTTGGTAAGCAACTAGCAAACCAAATTCTTCCAGAGCTTGCTGACGATGCTCAAGTGACCTCTCACGACAGCTCAACTAACGGTCTTATCAATGCATTTAAAGCGTTGAAAGCTTAA
- a CDS encoding chemotaxis protein CheX: MRAEFVNPFLASLMNVLKTMASLELKPQKPRVKKDEIARGDVSGLIGMVGTQSRGSMSITFDEGLALEIMENMLGERPNGLNEEVTDMVGEITNMVTGGAKRILAESGFDFDMATPIVVSGKGHTIRHKCEGAIIIMPFTSQWGNAFIEICFE, translated from the coding sequence ATGCGCGCTGAATTTGTAAACCCGTTTTTAGCTTCTTTGATGAACGTATTAAAAACGATGGCTTCTCTAGAATTAAAGCCACAAAAACCAAGAGTTAAGAAAGATGAAATCGCTCGTGGTGATGTATCAGGCCTAATTGGCATGGTTGGTACACAATCTCGTGGTTCAATGTCGATCACCTTCGATGAAGGTCTCGCTCTTGAAATCATGGAAAACATGCTAGGTGAACGACCAAACGGCTTGAACGAAGAAGTGACCGATATGGTCGGTGAAATTACCAACATGGTTACTGGCGGTGCAAAACGTATTCTTGCGGAAAGCGGCTTTGACTTCGATATGGCAACGCCAATCGTCGTATCAGGCAAAGGCCACACCATTCGTCATAAGTGTGAAGGTGCTATTATCATTATGCCTTTCACATCTCAGTGGGGTAATGCCTTCATCGAGATCTGTTTCGAATAA
- the zur gene encoding zinc uptake transcriptional repressor Zur: MVKNLDHTLIEQVEGICASRGVRLTPQRKRVFELIFSNKKASSAYELLEQLKVSEPQAKPPTVYRALDFLLEQGFIHRVESTNSFICCCSCNANKHFSQLLICDKCGTVVELQDDALVTLLASNAEKHGFKLTNQVIESHGICQTCSSDMKE, encoded by the coding sequence ATGGTGAAAAATTTGGACCACACATTAATAGAGCAAGTTGAAGGGATATGCGCATCTCGAGGCGTTAGATTAACACCTCAGAGAAAGCGAGTGTTTGAGCTCATTTTCTCTAATAAAAAAGCCTCTAGTGCTTATGAATTGTTAGAGCAATTGAAAGTCAGTGAACCACAAGCCAAGCCTCCGACAGTATATCGCGCTTTGGATTTCTTGTTGGAACAAGGTTTCATTCACCGAGTTGAATCAACCAATAGCTTTATATGCTGCTGTTCTTGCAATGCCAATAAACATTTCTCCCAACTACTGATCTGCGATAAATGTGGCACGGTGGTAGAATTACAAGACGATGCGCTTGTCACTCTACTCGCTAGTAACGCTGAGAAGCATGGCTTTAAATTGACTAATCAAGTCATTGAGTCGCATGGCATTTGCCAAACTTGCTCCTCCGATATGAAAGAATAA
- a CDS encoding DUF481 domain-containing protein translates to MSKLLALSTGLLSSGLLSTSLLSSPLALADDDAKASVDAILDSIVVSEPTVEPIVVAPTPEKDMDIAPSDTSDTELPNPLKTEVEFGYQSHTGNSDSRSLNARLNGEYTAGRHRTSGEWKYYNLYKDGEEDKRQSTYSAQSDYKLSPKTYLYGSFKGVDSRYSAYFKDYTISSGLGYQFSNTEEFVLEVEVGPGFRYQEPNLDELDDDDIIFPEIVEEAIFRGNVNTSWQVLKNLQLKADVTLVSGHSNLKFDTELEAINDITDNIALKIAHSRQYHDKVPSGLSKEDSVLSINLLFQF, encoded by the coding sequence GTGTCCAAATTATTGGCTCTGAGCACTGGTCTTCTAAGCTCTGGTCTTCTAAGCACCAGCCTTCTGAGCTCTCCGTTGGCCTTAGCTGATGATGATGCTAAAGCCTCTGTCGATGCAATCCTCGACTCTATAGTAGTTTCAGAACCTACTGTTGAGCCGATCGTCGTTGCACCGACACCTGAAAAAGATATGGATATCGCACCAAGTGATACGAGTGACACAGAGCTGCCGAACCCACTCAAGACGGAAGTCGAATTTGGGTATCAGTCGCATACTGGTAATTCTGATTCACGATCGCTAAATGCCCGCCTAAACGGTGAGTATACGGCTGGCCGTCATAGAACCAGTGGCGAATGGAAATACTACAACCTCTACAAAGATGGCGAAGAAGATAAAAGGCAATCGACTTACTCGGCTCAGAGTGACTATAAGTTAAGCCCTAAAACCTACCTTTATGGCAGCTTTAAAGGTGTCGATTCACGATACAGCGCTTACTTTAAAGACTACACAATCTCTAGTGGTTTGGGTTATCAGTTCTCGAACACTGAAGAGTTTGTGTTGGAAGTCGAAGTCGGACCGGGTTTTCGTTACCAAGAACCTAATCTCGATGAATTGGACGACGATGACATCATCTTCCCAGAGATTGTTGAAGAGGCGATTTTCCGTGGCAATGTGAATACATCATGGCAGGTGTTGAAGAATTTGCAGCTCAAGGCAGATGTAACGTTAGTGTCTGGCCACAGTAACCTGAAATTTGATACTGAATTAGAAGCCATCAACGATATCACCGACAATATCGCACTGAAGATCGCTCACTCTCGTCAATACCATGACAAAGTACCTAGCGGGTTAAGCAAAGAAGACTCAGTACTGTCGATTAACCTGCTCTTTCAGTTCTAA
- a CDS encoding replication endonuclease: MNEQAMIAALANMEAKSDAGELTRYSAFTKRFFPRLPKIVRNDVKRKIAKRKQRQNPTKENLILAAEDAVKFGLKRAHFIEDKFPFVDSRAKSRTQPLSHDILMRDDAVSELAKKFADKCALLLTEESQPEVFKSFLDAIEHVYQLQEAELKTIHVNAPQVNLKKRDKKPEELEQDLQVAVLKMQSESWIEGRLLHLRAQYIEYSQITLERVGEGKHQSPVISALSFANWKQKQRDAKAFLETMAVMNNETGDSFNLEDVVKRTTVNPENRRIEMMVRSRGFEELAQDLGYTALFITWTLPSKYHRVSKKWNGASIKDGHQVLMQQWALGRALLAKEEIHYFGFRVAEPHKDATSHAHYFLFCSPDDKDFIIETLKLCAISEDKHELGSDISPRFDVKEADPKKGGATAYIAKYVSKNINGKHMPENEGEESAYRARAWASTHRIRQFQQFGGKPVSLWRNLRRAKPEQTMIDPKLEELRQAADSSKWSLFCQLADSAKVAYQSKQNQYGETTKKVIGFFWLGRLIETSSECYSLVKKKDVKRLQEARSVSPWSTENNCNSPLVEHLQRVTGWSVEGVQCLISPLMRGAKVQIDKYTNISFKNNRLIVY; this comes from the coding sequence ATGAACGAACAAGCGATGATAGCCGCACTTGCTAACATGGAAGCGAAAAGTGACGCAGGGGAACTCACTCGTTACTCTGCGTTCACTAAACGCTTCTTTCCTCGCTTGCCTAAAATCGTGCGTAACGATGTGAAGCGCAAAATAGCCAAGCGTAAACAACGCCAAAACCCGACCAAAGAAAATCTGATACTAGCGGCAGAAGATGCCGTTAAATTTGGGCTGAAAAGAGCGCACTTCATTGAAGATAAATTCCCGTTTGTTGATAGTCGCGCTAAGAGCCGAACTCAACCTTTAAGCCACGATATTTTGATGCGTGATGATGCCGTTAGTGAACTAGCAAAAAAGTTCGCTGATAAGTGCGCGTTACTGCTTACCGAAGAAAGCCAACCCGAAGTATTCAAAAGCTTTTTAGATGCGATAGAGCATGTTTACCAATTGCAGGAAGCTGAACTAAAAACGATTCATGTTAACGCGCCACAAGTGAACCTTAAAAAACGCGATAAGAAACCGGAAGAGTTAGAACAAGACCTACAGGTAGCCGTACTCAAGATGCAATCTGAATCTTGGATTGAGGGACGCTTGTTACACCTCCGAGCACAATACATTGAGTATTCACAAATCACGCTTGAGCGAGTTGGTGAGGGAAAGCATCAGTCACCGGTGATCAGTGCGTTGTCATTTGCCAACTGGAAACAGAAACAGCGTGACGCTAAAGCGTTCCTTGAAACTATGGCAGTAATGAATAACGAGACAGGCGACTCTTTCAATCTTGAGGATGTGGTCAAGCGAACGACTGTGAATCCAGAAAACCGTCGTATTGAAATGATGGTGCGATCTCGTGGCTTTGAAGAGTTGGCTCAAGACTTAGGTTATACCGCGCTCTTTATTACTTGGACGTTGCCGAGTAAATACCACCGAGTCTCTAAAAAGTGGAATGGTGCGAGTATCAAAGACGGCCACCAAGTTCTCATGCAGCAATGGGCGTTAGGTCGAGCACTGCTAGCGAAAGAAGAGATTCATTATTTTGGTTTTCGAGTGGCTGAACCACACAAAGACGCGACCAGTCATGCTCACTACTTTCTGTTTTGTTCGCCTGACGACAAAGACTTCATTATCGAAACCTTAAAATTGTGCGCTATCTCTGAGGATAAGCACGAACTAGGTTCTGATATTTCACCTCGTTTTGATGTGAAAGAAGCTGACCCTAAAAAAGGCGGGGCGACTGCCTACATTGCTAAATACGTCTCGAAGAACATTAACGGTAAGCACATGCCAGAAAATGAGGGGGAGGAATCTGCCTATCGTGCACGTGCTTGGGCTTCCACTCACCGAATCCGTCAGTTTCAGCAATTTGGTGGTAAGCCAGTTTCCCTTTGGCGAAATCTACGCAGGGCAAAACCGGAACAGACCATGATAGACCCAAAGCTCGAAGAGCTGCGCCAAGCGGCAGATTCTTCGAAGTGGTCGCTGTTCTGCCAATTGGCTGATAGTGCAAAAGTGGCCTACCAATCAAAACAAAACCAATACGGTGAAACAACCAAAAAGGTGATCGGCTTTTTTTGGCTCGGTCGTCTTATCGAAACGTCTAGCGAGTGCTATTCGCTCGTTAAGAAAAAAGACGTGAAGCGTCTTCAAGAGGCGCGGAGCGTCTCACCTTGGAGCACTGAAAATAACTGTAACTCTCCCTTAGTTGAACATCTTCAACGCGTGACCGGATGGAGCGTGGAGGGAGTCCAATGTCTAATCTCACCGCTAATGCGGGGGGCAAAAGTTCAAATAGATAAATACACGAATATCAGTTTCAAAAACAATCGTCTGATTGTGTATTAA
- a CDS encoding S24 family peptidase: MNKSIDEQIDDLKALTNTAKNVDLAKALGIAPRSIQNWRARENIPKDIFLKARQTSQNPLSELSGMVELTYYDVEASAGHGSLIEVETSTEMSFAERYLRDELHVNPSEVFLMRAKGDSMYPTLKDGSLMMVKRLNDFSGDGVYVFRVNGQVMVKRLQFQPAKIIFKSDNFQFYDPWELTHKEVGSTDFEILGQAIWGGGKL; encoded by the coding sequence ATGAACAAGTCAATTGATGAACAAATTGATGATTTAAAAGCACTTACCAATACGGCAAAAAACGTAGATTTAGCAAAGGCTTTGGGCATAGCTCCAAGGTCAATTCAGAACTGGAGAGCACGAGAAAATATCCCTAAAGATATTTTTCTAAAAGCGAGACAAACATCACAAAACCCACTTTCTGAGTTATCTGGGATGGTAGAGTTGACTTATTACGATGTAGAAGCGAGTGCTGGTCATGGTTCATTAATTGAAGTCGAAACCTCAACCGAAATGAGTTTCGCAGAGCGATACCTTCGCGATGAGCTCCATGTAAACCCAAGTGAAGTTTTTTTGATGAGAGCAAAAGGCGATTCGATGTACCCAACGTTAAAAGATGGCTCTTTAATGATGGTGAAACGTCTAAATGACTTTAGTGGTGATGGCGTATATGTATTTCGAGTCAATGGCCAAGTTATGGTGAAACGTCTGCAGTTTCAGCCAGCTAAGATTATTTTTAAGAGCGACAACTTTCAGTTTTACGACCCATGGGAACTAACGCATAAAGAAGTGGGATCGACAGACTTCGAGATCTTAGGACAAGCAATTTGGGGCGGAGGGAAATTATAG